One genomic window of Marinobacter adhaerens HP15 includes the following:
- a CDS encoding rhodanese-like domain-containing protein, with the protein MKHILTTLLATIAIAFSAQAEEALSLTPQQTYDMVQEQGDQLLFVDVRDPVEIMFIGFTDVVDKNIPFKLADRSTFLDDKGRFAMNTNPEFASQVENALKEKGLTKDDLVITMCRSGSSRGKPSAEYLLERGFTNVKYIDHGFQGSGAKEGKKKGMRIVNGWQNDGLPWSMTLNADKIYRP; encoded by the coding sequence ATGAAGCATATACTGACAACCTTGCTCGCCACTATCGCCATTGCCTTCAGCGCCCAGGCGGAAGAGGCACTTTCCCTCACTCCACAGCAAACCTATGACATGGTTCAGGAGCAGGGAGACCAACTCCTGTTTGTGGATGTCCGGGATCCGGTTGAAATCATGTTTATCGGCTTCACCGATGTGGTCGACAAGAATATCCCGTTCAAACTCGCCGATCGCTCGACTTTCCTGGATGACAAGGGTCGGTTTGCCATGAACACCAATCCGGAGTTCGCTTCACAGGTAGAAAATGCCCTGAAGGAAAAAGGCCTTACCAAGGATGATCTGGTCATTACCATGTGCCGCTCCGGGTCCAGCCGTGGCAAGCCAAGCGCGGAATACCTGTTGGAACGGGGTTTCACCAATGTGAAGTACATTGACCACGGCTTTCAGGGAAGTGGCGCCAAAGAAGGCAAGAAGAAAGGCATGAGAATTGTAAATGGCTGGCAGAATGACGGCCTGCCATGGTCCATGACGCTGAACGCCGATAAAATCTATCGTCCTTGA
- a CDS encoding MBL fold metallo-hydrolase: protein MRTFQQSPAKHAGTPNVAGFFDPRTFSVQYVVSDPETKQCAIIDPVLDYDEKSGATATHHADELLAFIREQGFEVQWILDTHPHADHFSAAQYLKEQTGAPTAIGGYVTGVQELWKGIYNWPDFPADGSQWDHLFRAGDEFRVGNLQGRVMFSPGHTLASVTYVIGDAAFVHDTIFQPDFGTARADFPGGDAHQLWDSIQAILALPDETRLFTGHDYMPGGREPEWESTVGEQKQANKHLAETSEAEYVELRNTRDSELPMPKLILHALQVNTRGGRLPEPEANGKRYLKIPLDALEGAAWE from the coding sequence ATGAGAACGTTTCAGCAATCACCGGCAAAACACGCCGGCACACCGAATGTGGCCGGGTTTTTCGATCCAAGAACGTTCAGTGTCCAGTACGTGGTTAGTGATCCGGAAACAAAGCAGTGTGCGATCATTGATCCAGTGCTCGATTACGATGAAAAGTCCGGCGCAACGGCGACGCACCACGCAGATGAACTCCTGGCATTTATTCGTGAACAGGGCTTTGAAGTTCAGTGGATCCTCGACACGCATCCCCACGCCGATCATTTCTCGGCAGCCCAGTACCTGAAAGAGCAGACGGGCGCTCCAACCGCAATCGGTGGTTATGTGACCGGAGTTCAGGAACTTTGGAAAGGCATCTATAACTGGCCCGATTTTCCTGCTGACGGTTCACAGTGGGACCATTTGTTCCGGGCCGGGGACGAGTTCCGGGTTGGCAACCTTCAGGGCCGTGTGATGTTTTCGCCCGGCCATACCCTGGCTTCTGTTACCTATGTGATCGGCGACGCTGCGTTCGTGCACGACACCATTTTCCAACCGGATTTCGGCACTGCCCGCGCGGACTTCCCCGGGGGAGACGCCCATCAGCTATGGGATTCCATCCAGGCCATTCTGGCCCTGCCGGACGAGACCCGCCTGTTCACCGGTCATGATTACATGCCCGGTGGTCGTGAACCTGAATGGGAAAGCACCGTTGGCGAGCAGAAGCAGGCGAACAAGCACCTGGCTGAAACCTCCGAAGCCGAGTATGTGGAGCTTCGGAACACCCGTGACAGCGAGTTGCCGATGCCGAAATTGATTCTGCATGCGCTGCAGGTCAACACCCGGGGTGGACGCCTTCCCGAGCCGGAAGCCAACGGCAAACGGTATCTGAAGATTCCATTGGACGCACTCGAGGGTGCTGCCTGGGAATAA
- the gmhB gene encoding D-glycero-beta-D-manno-heptose 1,7-bisphosphate 7-phosphatase: protein MLIILDRDGVINEYDGNYICSADEWHPIPGSVEAVARLCIAGHRIAIATNQSGIGRGYYDTDELDAMHEKLEQLVEAQGGCIDFIAYCPHHPDDQCCCRKPLTGLLEQIREHFHLASLEGVIMVGDSRKDLEAGHAEGCRPVLVRTGNGLDTERHLDARPIPGADVSIYDNLSKFTDALLSAEGW, encoded by the coding sequence ATGTTGATCATTCTCGACCGGGACGGGGTCATCAACGAGTACGATGGCAACTACATCTGCTCGGCGGATGAATGGCACCCCATTCCCGGCAGCGTTGAGGCGGTGGCCCGGCTCTGTATTGCCGGCCATCGCATTGCCATCGCCACTAACCAGTCAGGCATCGGCCGCGGCTACTACGACACCGATGAGCTGGATGCCATGCACGAGAAGCTCGAGCAGCTGGTGGAAGCCCAGGGTGGCTGCATTGACTTCATTGCCTACTGCCCCCATCACCCCGACGACCAGTGCTGCTGCCGCAAGCCACTCACCGGCCTGCTGGAGCAGATCCGCGAGCATTTTCATCTCGCCAGCCTTGAAGGGGTCATCATGGTGGGAGACAGCCGCAAGGACCTGGAAGCCGGCCACGCCGAAGGGTGTCGTCCGGTACTGGTGAGAACCGGTAATGGACTGGACACCGAACGCCATCTGGACGCCAGACCCATACCCGGCGCCGATGTCAGTATCTACGATAATCTCAGCAAATTTACGGATGCCCTTTTATCCGCCGAGGGCTGGTAA
- the glyS gene encoding glycine--tRNA ligase subunit beta, with the protein MATQDFLVELGTEELPPKALKPLSDAFTQGIARGLEEAGIEFGKVEAFAAPRRLAVRIRDLADSQPDKSVEKRGPAVKAAFDDAGNPTRALTGFATSLGVTPDQLDTLETDKGAWVVYRTVEQGKPTVELMPELVEQSLAGLPIPKRMRWGAHRTEFVRPVHWVVMLFGNKVIEAPIMGLTPGNKTRGHRFHCPKSLIVPTPSDYEVVLKQEGYVIADFAERREQIRAGVTELAEKEAGGKAVIDEDLLDEVTALNEWPVPLMGRFEERFLEVPAEALISSMKEHQKYFHVVAADGEMLPLFITVANIESKDPSQVVSGNEKVIRPRLSDAAFFYETDRKTKLEDRIDALKPIVFQEKLGSIYDKSVRVAALAKKIADAIGSDPALAERAAMLAKTDLVTEMVLEFTDLQGIMGQYYAANDGEPEDVAKALNEQYMPRFAGDDLPTTLTGCAIAIADRLDSLVGLFGINQPPSGTRDPFALRRASLGVLRIIIERELPLDLQTCCEWAEENFSVLTEQNTASTVVDYMLERFRAHYDEQGIGAEVYLAVHARRPTRPLDFDRRVKAVEAFRQLPEAQALAGANKRVSNILTKQGGDSIGETVDASLLQDSAEKALAEQVDQQAAKVLPLFENGDYASALSSLASLRAPVDNFFDEVMVMADDEAVRNNRLALLNRLRNLFLRVADISLLPTAG; encoded by the coding sequence ATGGCAACACAGGATTTTCTGGTCGAACTGGGCACCGAAGAGCTGCCCCCCAAGGCCCTCAAGCCGCTGTCTGACGCCTTCACCCAGGGCATTGCCCGGGGCCTGGAAGAAGCGGGCATCGAATTCGGCAAGGTTGAAGCCTTTGCCGCTCCGCGCCGCCTGGCCGTGCGCATCCGGGATCTGGCTGACTCCCAGCCGGACAAGTCCGTTGAAAAACGTGGCCCTGCCGTCAAGGCAGCGTTCGACGATGCCGGCAATCCGACCCGCGCGCTGACCGGCTTTGCCACCTCTCTGGGCGTAACCCCGGACCAGCTCGACACCCTGGAAACCGACAAGGGTGCCTGGGTGGTCTACCGCACGGTCGAGCAGGGCAAGCCCACCGTAGAGCTGATGCCGGAACTGGTGGAGCAATCCCTGGCCGGCCTGCCGATTCCCAAGCGCATGCGCTGGGGTGCCCATCGCACCGAGTTCGTGCGCCCGGTGCACTGGGTAGTAATGCTGTTCGGGAACAAGGTGATTGAGGCGCCCATCATGGGCCTGACTCCGGGCAACAAGACCCGCGGTCACCGCTTCCATTGCCCGAAATCCCTGATCGTACCTACGCCGAGTGATTACGAAGTCGTCCTCAAGCAGGAAGGCTATGTGATTGCCGATTTCGCCGAGCGCCGGGAACAGATCCGCGCCGGCGTCACCGAGCTGGCCGAGAAGGAAGCCGGTGGCAAGGCCGTCATCGATGAGGACCTGCTGGACGAAGTCACCGCGCTCAACGAGTGGCCAGTGCCGTTGATGGGTCGATTCGAGGAACGGTTCCTCGAGGTTCCGGCGGAGGCCCTGATTTCCTCTATGAAGGAACACCAGAAGTACTTCCACGTGGTGGCCGCCGACGGGGAAATGCTGCCGCTGTTTATCACTGTTGCGAACATCGAAAGCAAGGACCCGTCACAGGTTGTTTCCGGTAACGAGAAAGTGATCCGGCCACGGCTGTCCGATGCCGCGTTTTTCTACGAAACCGACCGGAAGACCAAGCTCGAGGATCGCATCGACGCCCTGAAGCCCATCGTGTTCCAGGAAAAACTGGGCAGCATCTACGACAAGTCTGTGCGCGTTGCCGCACTGGCCAAGAAAATCGCCGACGCCATCGGCAGTGATCCGGCCCTTGCCGAGCGCGCGGCCATGCTGGCGAAGACCGACCTGGTCACCGAAATGGTCCTGGAGTTCACCGACCTGCAGGGCATCATGGGCCAATACTACGCCGCCAATGACGGCGAACCGGAAGACGTGGCCAAGGCACTGAACGAACAGTACATGCCCCGTTTCGCCGGCGACGACTTGCCCACAACCCTGACCGGCTGTGCCATCGCCATCGCGGACCGCCTGGACTCCCTGGTGGGCCTGTTCGGCATCAACCAGCCGCCATCCGGCACACGGGACCCGTTCGCCCTGCGCCGGGCCTCCCTCGGGGTACTGCGCATTATCATCGAGCGCGAACTGCCGCTGGACCTGCAAACCTGCTGCGAGTGGGCCGAAGAGAACTTCAGCGTGCTGACCGAGCAGAACACCGCCAGCACCGTGGTGGACTATATGCTGGAGCGCTTCCGTGCCCACTACGACGAGCAGGGCATTGGCGCCGAGGTCTACCTGGCCGTTCACGCCCGCCGTCCGACCCGCCCGCTGGATTTCGACCGCCGGGTAAAGGCGGTGGAAGCCTTCCGGCAGCTGCCCGAAGCGCAGGCTCTGGCCGGCGCCAATAAGCGGGTTTCTAACATCCTGACCAAACAGGGTGGCGACAGCATCGGCGAAACGGTCGACGCCAGCCTGCTGCAGGACAGCGCCGAAAAGGCCCTCGCCGAGCAGGTCGACCAACAGGCCGCGAAGGTTCTGCCGCTGTTCGAGAACGGCGACTACGCCAGTGCCCTGAGCTCACTGGCCAGCCTACGTGCACCGGTGGACAACTTCTTTGATGAAGTGATGGTCATGGCCGACGACGAGGCGGTAAGGAACAACCGGCTGGCGTTGCTGAACCGCCTGCGCAACCTGTTCCTGCGCGTTGCGGATATCTCCCTGCTGCCCACAGCAGGCTGA
- the rsmB gene encoding 16S rRNA (cytosine(967)-C(5))-methyltransferase RsmB, whose translation MGDRQHPMRAIAAGVMLSVENGQSLSQCLPPALNRLPANERPVLQALCYGTCRWFYRLDGELNNRLKKPLRKPDRIIHHLMLVALFQLRFSQQANYAVLNETVEACRALDKPHLTGLVNGVLRAAEREGAQEPADDAARFSHPVWMVEKLRHNWPENWHHILDANNAQAPMTLRVNALRFARDEYLGLLAEAGIEAKATRFAPHGIQLATPVPVDRLPWFADGAVSVQDEAAQLCTTLMDLAPGQRVLDACAAPGGKTCAILESCGELAEVVAIDESADRLPRVQENLDRLDLNATLKQADAAATDQWWDGEAFDRILLDVPCSASGVIRRHPDIKLLRRESDITPLAAIQLGLLDAMWAILKPGGRLVYATCSVFPQENHRIIQRFCKQQTDAILVEPEAQWGRDMGAGRQLLPDPDSHDGFFYAVLEKPEP comes from the coding sequence ATGGGCGACCGACAACACCCCATGCGCGCCATCGCCGCGGGTGTGATGCTTTCCGTGGAGAATGGCCAGTCCCTGTCCCAGTGCCTGCCGCCCGCACTGAACCGCCTGCCCGCCAATGAACGCCCGGTTCTCCAGGCGCTCTGTTACGGCACCTGCCGCTGGTTTTATCGCCTGGACGGCGAGCTCAACAACCGGCTGAAAAAACCTCTGCGCAAGCCCGACCGCATCATCCATCACCTGATGCTGGTTGCCCTGTTCCAGTTGCGCTTCAGCCAACAGGCCAATTACGCCGTTCTCAATGAAACTGTTGAAGCCTGTCGCGCCCTGGACAAACCCCATCTGACCGGGCTGGTGAATGGTGTCCTCAGGGCCGCGGAGCGGGAAGGCGCACAAGAACCGGCAGACGATGCCGCCAGGTTCAGCCACCCGGTGTGGATGGTGGAAAAGCTCCGCCACAACTGGCCGGAAAACTGGCATCACATTCTCGACGCCAACAATGCCCAGGCCCCCATGACCCTGCGGGTAAATGCCCTCCGTTTTGCCCGGGATGAGTATCTTGGCCTGCTGGCTGAGGCCGGCATCGAGGCAAAGGCAACGCGCTTCGCACCCCACGGCATTCAACTGGCTACTCCGGTTCCTGTCGACCGGCTGCCCTGGTTCGCCGATGGCGCTGTCAGCGTGCAGGATGAGGCCGCGCAATTGTGCACCACCCTGATGGACCTGGCGCCTGGCCAGAGGGTTCTCGATGCCTGTGCCGCTCCCGGCGGCAAAACCTGCGCGATTCTGGAGAGCTGTGGCGAGCTGGCAGAAGTGGTCGCCATCGACGAATCCGCTGATCGCCTGCCCAGGGTTCAGGAGAATCTGGACCGACTTGATCTCAACGCCACCCTGAAACAGGCGGATGCCGCTGCGACCGACCAATGGTGGGACGGCGAGGCATTCGATCGCATTCTGCTGGACGTGCCCTGCAGCGCCAGCGGCGTGATTCGCCGCCACCCTGATATCAAGTTATTGCGCCGTGAATCGGACATTACCCCCCTGGCGGCCATACAGCTCGGGTTGCTGGACGCAATGTGGGCTATCCTGAAACCCGGAGGCCGGCTGGTGTATGCCACCTGCTCGGTGTTCCCGCAGGAAAACCACCGTATAATTCAGCGGTTTTGCAAGCAGCAGACCGATGCCATTCTCGTTGAGCCGGAGGCTCAATGGGGACGCGATATGGGTGCGGGGCGGCAACTGCTCCCGGATCCGGACAGCCATGACGGCTTCTTCTACGCCGTGCTGGAGAAACCCGAACCATGA
- a CDS encoding phospholipase D family protein, which yields MIESRTFAPLALLLLTGLLAGCALPSLKDRSQSVAFVQAQTADTRLGSAVGREIEAHPDLSGITTLEDPLDAFVARALLAEASERSLDVQYYIWREDITGKLLLYSLYRAAERGVRVRLLLDDNGIAGMDDFLAALNHHDNVEVRLFNPFVIRSSRALGFLTDFGRLNRRMHNKSFTADNQASIIGGRNIADEYFGVGNGTLFADLDVLAIGPVVERVSRDFDRYWASQSAYPVDRLLAGADDEDLDAMAASLASVEQDAEARRFVAALQNSDFLRELLDREVSFVWAPVEMVSDDPAKAQGLEGEQGRLSQQLALALGEPEKTVTLVSPYFVPGNRGVELFRELESAGVQVRILTNSLEANDVALVHSGYAKYREALLKAGVELFELRKFRSEDEDSKSSPGGIAGSSAASLHAKTFAVDGQSLFVGSFNFDPRSANLNTELGFLIKSPELATALESAFPEKVRLAAYEVVLDEDGDLRWLEFTGEETIEHYHDPNTGPFKRALVYLFSLLPVEPLL from the coding sequence ATGATCGAAAGCCGAACTTTCGCCCCTCTCGCACTCCTACTGCTCACAGGTCTGCTGGCAGGTTGTGCGTTGCCATCTTTGAAAGACCGCTCACAGTCTGTCGCATTCGTTCAGGCGCAGACGGCGGATACGCGCCTTGGCAGCGCAGTTGGCAGAGAGATTGAAGCCCACCCCGATCTCAGTGGTATTACAACGCTGGAGGATCCACTGGACGCTTTCGTTGCCCGCGCTTTGCTCGCCGAGGCCAGCGAGAGATCCCTGGATGTCCAGTACTACATCTGGCGCGAGGATATTACCGGCAAGCTGCTTCTGTACTCGCTGTATCGCGCGGCCGAACGCGGCGTTCGGGTTCGGCTGCTTCTGGATGACAACGGCATCGCCGGCATGGACGATTTCCTGGCGGCGTTAAATCATCACGACAACGTCGAGGTTCGGCTGTTCAATCCGTTTGTGATTCGTAGTTCCAGGGCGTTGGGCTTTCTGACGGACTTTGGTCGCCTGAACCGCCGGATGCACAACAAGTCATTCACGGCTGACAACCAGGCCTCCATTATTGGCGGCCGCAACATTGCCGATGAGTATTTCGGTGTGGGTAACGGTACGCTGTTCGCGGATCTGGATGTTCTGGCGATCGGGCCCGTCGTGGAGCGTGTCTCCAGGGATTTTGATCGCTACTGGGCGAGTCAGTCCGCGTACCCGGTGGATCGGTTGCTCGCAGGCGCCGATGATGAGGATCTGGATGCCATGGCAGCAAGTCTTGCTTCCGTCGAACAGGATGCTGAAGCCCGGCGCTTCGTGGCTGCTTTGCAGAATTCGGATTTTCTCAGAGAATTGCTGGACCGGGAGGTCTCTTTTGTCTGGGCGCCGGTAGAGATGGTGAGCGACGATCCTGCCAAGGCCCAGGGTCTCGAAGGAGAGCAGGGTCGATTGAGCCAACAGTTGGCCCTGGCGTTGGGTGAACCTGAAAAGACAGTAACGCTGGTTTCGCCCTACTTCGTTCCCGGTAATCGTGGCGTTGAGCTGTTTCGCGAGCTTGAAAGCGCCGGTGTGCAGGTGCGGATTCTCACCAACTCCCTGGAAGCCAACGACGTCGCCCTGGTCCATTCAGGCTATGCGAAATACCGGGAGGCCCTATTAAAGGCGGGCGTTGAGTTGTTCGAGCTGCGCAAATTCAGGTCTGAGGATGAAGACAGCAAGTCGAGCCCTGGCGGCATTGCCGGCAGCTCGGCCGCCAGCCTTCACGCCAAAACCTTTGCCGTAGATGGTCAGTCGCTTTTCGTTGGTTCCTTCAATTTCGACCCCCGTTCAGCGAATCTGAACACCGAGCTGGGTTTTCTGATCAAGAGCCCGGAGCTGGCGACCGCACTGGAATCCGCCTTTCCCGAGAAAGTCAGGCTGGCGGCTTATGAGGTTGTGCTGGATGAAGATGGCGATCTCCGATGGCTGGAGTTCACGGGTGAAGAAACGATCGAGCACTACCATGACCCGAATACCGGCCCTTTCAAACGGGCATTGGTGTATCTGTTCTCTTTGTTGCCTGTGGAGCCGTTGCTTTAG
- the trkA gene encoding Trk system potassium transporter TrkA, whose protein sequence is MKILILGAGQVGGTLAENLANEANDITIIDSDGARLRELQDRLDIRTVQGAASYPTALRQAGAEDADMLIAVTNSDETNMVACQVAKLLYKTPTTICRVRANAYLAKSELFYQRDQTKDLDSLRGFPIDVLISPEHLVTKHITRLIENPGALQVLEFSKGLTRLVAIRATKGGPLVGHELSYLRTHMPKIDTRVAAIFRKDRAIMPEGNTVIEDGDEVFFIAAGDHIKSVMSELQPLVKPYKRIFICGGGNIGQRLAHTLENRYQVKLLERDHERCVMLSENLRKTVVLEGNAANKDILLEENIESTDVFCAVTNDDEANIMASLLAKRLGARKVLTLINNPDYVDLIQGGDIDVAISPQQTTIGSLLTHVRRGDVVNVHSLRRGAAEAIEAIAHGDHRSSKVVGKRLDEINLPEGTTIGAIVRRNEVLIAHDHLRIQPDDHVILFLVDKTRIRDVEKLFQVGLTFF, encoded by the coding sequence ATGAAAATCCTGATTCTCGGTGCCGGCCAGGTCGGCGGTACACTTGCCGAAAACCTAGCCAACGAAGCCAACGACATCACCATTATCGACAGCGATGGTGCCCGATTGCGCGAATTGCAGGACCGGCTCGACATCCGCACCGTTCAGGGCGCGGCGTCCTATCCCACGGCACTGCGACAGGCCGGGGCCGAAGACGCCGACATGCTGATTGCCGTCACCAACAGTGACGAGACCAATATGGTCGCCTGCCAGGTGGCCAAACTGCTGTACAAGACCCCGACCACCATATGCCGGGTACGAGCCAACGCCTATCTGGCGAAATCCGAACTTTTCTACCAGCGCGACCAGACCAAGGACCTCGACAGCCTGCGGGGTTTTCCCATTGATGTTCTGATCAGCCCCGAACACCTGGTGACCAAACACATCACCCGGTTGATCGAGAACCCCGGCGCCCTCCAGGTACTGGAGTTTTCCAAGGGCCTGACCCGCCTTGTCGCCATCCGTGCCACCAAGGGTGGCCCGCTGGTGGGCCATGAGCTGTCTTACCTGCGCACCCACATGCCCAAGATCGATACCCGGGTGGCGGCCATCTTCCGCAAAGACCGGGCGATCATGCCCGAGGGCAACACGGTGATTGAAGACGGGGACGAGGTGTTCTTCATTGCCGCCGGCGACCACATCAAGTCGGTGATGAGCGAACTCCAACCCCTGGTCAAACCCTACAAGCGCATCTTCATCTGCGGGGGCGGCAATATCGGTCAGCGGCTTGCCCATACCCTCGAGAACCGGTACCAGGTCAAACTGCTGGAGCGGGACCACGAGCGCTGCGTCATGCTCTCGGAGAACCTGCGTAAGACCGTGGTTCTGGAGGGTAACGCCGCCAACAAGGATATCCTGCTGGAAGAGAACATCGAGAGCACCGATGTGTTCTGCGCAGTGACCAACGATGATGAAGCCAACATCATGGCGTCGCTTCTGGCCAAGCGCCTGGGCGCCCGCAAGGTCCTGACCCTGATCAACAATCCGGACTACGTGGATCTGATTCAGGGCGGCGACATCGACGTGGCCATCTCGCCCCAGCAGACCACCATTGGCAGCCTTCTGACCCACGTTCGCCGGGGTGATGTTGTGAACGTTCACTCACTGCGCAGGGGCGCAGCGGAGGCAATCGAAGCGATTGCCCACGGGGATCACAGATCTTCGAAAGTGGTCGGTAAACGGCTTGATGAAATCAACCTGCCAGAAGGCACCACCATCGGCGCCATCGTGCGCCGCAATGAAGTTTTGATCGCCCACGATCACCTCCGGATCCAGCCGGACGACCACGTAATCCTGTTCCTGGTGGACAAAACCCGCATCCGGGATGTGGAAAAACTCTTCCAGGTGGGCCTTACCTTCTTCTGA
- the glyQ gene encoding glycine--tRNA ligase subunit alpha, with amino-acid sequence MTDKATKQTTPDIGTFQGLILALQNFWAQHGCVVLQPLDMEVGAGTFHPATFLRAIGPETWNAAYVQPSRRPTDGRYGENPNRLQHYYQFQVVLKPSPDNIQELYLDSLRALGLDPLVHDIRFVEDNWESPTLGAWGLGWEIWLNGMEVTQFTYFQQVGGLECFPVTGELTYGLERIAMYLQGVDSVYDLVWTEGPDGVVTYGDVFHQQEVEMSTYNFEHADTEFLFHSFDVHERESARLIEAGLALPAYEQVLKASHTFNLLDARHAISVTERQRFILRVRTLARAVAQAYFDSRRSLGFPLAPEALRKEVLAAAEAADDKAKSKKGKKAKKAQQEQGNA; translated from the coding sequence GTGACAGACAAGGCAACGAAACAGACAACTCCGGATATCGGGACCTTCCAGGGCCTTATCCTGGCTCTGCAGAATTTTTGGGCGCAGCATGGCTGCGTGGTCCTCCAGCCACTGGACATGGAAGTGGGTGCCGGCACGTTCCACCCGGCCACCTTCCTGCGTGCCATCGGGCCGGAAACCTGGAACGCCGCCTACGTTCAGCCCAGCCGCCGTCCCACCGACGGCCGTTACGGTGAGAACCCGAACCGCCTGCAGCATTACTACCAGTTCCAGGTGGTTCTGAAGCCATCACCGGACAACATCCAGGAACTGTACCTGGATTCCCTGCGGGCGCTGGGTCTGGACCCGCTGGTTCACGACATCCGGTTTGTGGAAGACAACTGGGAGTCCCCGACGCTGGGCGCCTGGGGTCTGGGCTGGGAAATCTGGCTGAACGGCATGGAAGTGACCCAGTTCACCTACTTCCAGCAGGTTGGCGGCCTGGAATGCTTCCCGGTGACCGGCGAGCTCACCTACGGGCTTGAGCGGATCGCCATGTACCTGCAGGGCGTCGACAGCGTGTACGACCTGGTCTGGACCGAGGGACCGGACGGTGTGGTCACCTACGGTGACGTGTTTCACCAGCAGGAAGTGGAGATGTCCACCTACAACTTCGAGCACGCTGACACCGAGTTCCTGTTTCATAGCTTTGATGTTCACGAGCGGGAGAGCGCACGGCTGATCGAAGCCGGCCTGGCCCTGCCAGCCTATGAACAGGTTCTCAAGGCCTCCCATACTTTTAACCTGCTGGACGCCCGCCACGCCATCTCGGTTACCGAGCGTCAGCGCTTCATCCTGAGGGTTCGCACCCTGGCTCGTGCCGTCGCCCAGGCGTACTTCGACAGCCGTCGCTCGCTTGGCTTCCCGCTCGCCCCCGAGGCGTTGCGCAAGGAAGTCCTTGCCGCCGCTGAGGCCGCCGACGACAAGGCGAAAAGCAAGAAGGGCAAGAAAGCGAAGAAGGCACAGCAGGAACAGGGGAACGCATAA
- a CDS encoding peroxiredoxin, with protein sequence MSLLLGSTAPNFTIDSTAGQINFHDWAGDSWVFFFSHPADFTPVCTTEMGRTAQLAKEFEARNVKPLGLSTDTVEEHVKWIEDVNDTQNCDLQFPIVADADHKVAELYEMIHAGESETAAVRSVFIIDPNKKIRLTMTYPMAVGRNFDEILRVIDALQTGDANKVALPADWRKGDDVIIPPSISNEEAKGLFPQGWNEIRPYLRTTKL encoded by the coding sequence ATGAGTTTATTGCTTGGCTCTACCGCCCCGAACTTCACCATCGACAGCACCGCCGGCCAGATCAACTTCCACGACTGGGCAGGTGATTCCTGGGTATTCTTCTTCAGCCACCCGGCCGACTTCACGCCGGTGTGCACCACTGAAATGGGCCGCACCGCGCAGCTGGCGAAAGAATTCGAAGCCCGCAACGTGAAGCCCCTGGGGCTTTCCACCGATACCGTGGAAGAGCACGTAAAGTGGATTGAAGACGTCAACGACACCCAGAACTGCGACCTCCAGTTCCCGATCGTTGCCGACGCTGACCACAAAGTGGCCGAGCTGTACGAAATGATCCACGCCGGTGAGAGCGAAACCGCAGCCGTGCGCAGCGTGTTCATCATCGACCCGAACAAGAAGATTCGTCTGACCATGACCTACCCGATGGCGGTCGGCCGTAACTTCGACGAGATCCTCCGGGTCATCGATGCCCTGCAAACCGGTGATGCCAACAAGGTTGCCCTGCCGGCCGACTGGCGCAAAGGAGACGACGTGATCATTCCGCCCTCCATTTCCAACGAGGAAGCCAAGGGTCTGTTCCCGCAGGGCTGGAATGAAATCCGTCCGTATCTCCGCACCACCAAGCTTTAA